A part of bacterium genomic DNA contains:
- a CDS encoding AAA family ATPase, translated as MDLREELKIIMKEKKYSFKAVARATAVSSTTLNLWVNDNYIGKSDKIADIISNFLNRERERSYKRNIPCVETSVFKRVFEIARMCHINNEIGVCYGAAGLGKTVAAKEYTKHYLDSILIESDPGFNTKALLIEFHKRLGLSGKGNIYKMTDEVIQKIQYSSRLIIIDEAENLPHKALELIRRIHDKTEVGVLLIGMPALVENLRGEKNQYEQLYSRVGVSKKLEKLNINDINAILEITSQNTELSEVYLEYSRGNTRVLSKLIMRASRVATVNKIELTGQTIAETSKMLIV; from the coding sequence ATGGATCTTAGAGAAGAATTAAAAATAATAATGAAAGAAAAGAAGTACAGCTTTAAAGCTGTGGCAAGAGCTACTGCCGTTTCTTCGACAACTCTTAATCTCTGGGTTAACGATAATTACATAGGCAAATCAGATAAAATCGCTGATATTATCAGTAATTTTTTAAACAGAGAAAGAGAAAGAAGCTATAAAAGAAATATTCCCTGCGTTGAAACCTCTGTATTTAAACGAGTTTTTGAAATAGCAAGAATGTGCCATATCAATAACGAAATAGGCGTTTGCTACGGCGCTGCCGGCTTAGGTAAAACCGTTGCAGCCAAAGAATATACAAAGCATTATCTTGATTCGATTCTTATTGAATCAGACCCCGGCTTCAATACAAAAGCGCTGCTTATTGAATTTCACAAAAGACTGGGACTTTCAGGCAAAGGCAATATCTATAAAATGACGGATGAGGTTATTCAAAAAATACAGTACTCAAGCAGACTTATTATTATTGATGAAGCTGAAAATCTTCCTCATAAAGCGCTTGAACTTATAAGAAGAATTCACGATAAAACCGAAGTCGGCGTGCTTCTTATCGGGATGCCCGCTCTTGTTGAAAACTTAAGAGGCGAGAAGAATCAGTATGAACAGCTTTATTCGAGAGTCGGCGTTTCTAAAAAGCTTGAAAAATTAAACATAAATGATATTAATGCAATTCTTGAAATTACTTCTCAGAATACAGAACTGAGTGAAGTCTATCTTGAATATTCAAGAGGCAATACAAGGGTCTTATCAAAACTGATAATGAGAGCTTCAAGGGTGGCAACTGTCAATAAAATAGAATTGACGGGGCAAACAATTGCTGAAACATCTAAGATGCTTATTGTGTGA
- a CDS encoding phage protein GemA/Gp16 family protein, translating into MVTDSQIKKIHTLKNVLNLDDELYKEILANYGTETCKALSPHLAGELIDKLEEMAKESGRWIIKKQKFENLSNRLDMATPKQLRMIESMWNLVMTAYAEEKEIKYVDKREFITKSLRKFLLNKFSVSDLRFLDSKTARKVINTVKEIKKQYLNVI; encoded by the coding sequence ATGGTGACTGATTCTCAAATTAAAAAAATTCATACTCTTAAAAATGTTCTTAATCTTGATGATGAACTTTACAAAGAAATTTTGGCTAATTACGGAACTGAAACCTGTAAAGCTCTTTCGCCTCATCTTGCAGGCGAATTAATCGATAAGCTTGAAGAAATGGCGAAAGAGTCAGGAAGATGGATAATAAAAAAACAAAAATTTGAGAATTTGTCAAACAGATTAGATATGGCAACTCCTAAGCAATTAAGGATGATTGAATCTATGTGGAATCTGGTAATGACTGCTTATGCAGAAGAAAAGGAGATTAAATATGTAGATAAGAGAGAATTTATTACAAAATCGCTCAGAAAATTTCTGTTAAACAAATTCTCAGTGAGCGATCTTAGGTTTCTTGACAGTAAAACAGCTCGCAAAGTTATTAATACAGTCAAAGAAATTAAAAAACAATATTTAAACGTTATTTAA
- a CDS encoding Mor transcription activator family protein encodes MKEKPWLDEIKEDEMPNEELKTVASLCGVKTAIDLMKNLPGTMIFIPNKALIKLRNKYICKKYDGTKKSLLILCKELSLAERQLYQIIKNNEK; translated from the coding sequence ATGAAAGAAAAACCCTGGCTTGATGAAATAAAAGAAGATGAAATGCCAAATGAAGAGCTTAAAACAGTAGCTTCTCTTTGCGGCGTTAAAACTGCTATAGACTTGATGAAAAATCTTCCCGGAACCATGATATTTATTCCCAATAAAGCTTTAATAAAATTAAGAAATAAATATATTTGTAAAAAATATGACGGAACTAAAAAATCACTGTTAATACTTTGCAAAGAACTTTCTCTGGCTGAAAGACAGCTGTATCAAATTATTAAAAATAATGAAAAATAA